Proteins co-encoded in one Papaver somniferum cultivar HN1 chromosome 5, ASM357369v1, whole genome shotgun sequence genomic window:
- the LOC113280433 gene encoding protease Do-like 5, chloroplastic has protein sequence MVVVLGSIHHHLISKSAIIISANISSSSSVNKSQRLFLTRRNSSILATSSIVSSFLYLASFKLENARVEEEAPQRQEERAVQVFEEASPSVVFIKDLELAKTSSGRSTNTEEVLTKKEDETAKVEGTGSGFIWDKSGHIVTNYHVIAKLATDTTGLQRCKVFLEDAHGEKFSKEGKLVGFDTTYDLAVLNIDVAEGNFDLKPALLGTSGDLCRITRDGILGFILGANTFMHTSSG, from the exons atggtggtggtgttgggtTCCATTCATCATCACTTGATCTCTAAATCCGCAATAATAATCTCAGCAaacatttcttcctcttcttctgtgAACAAGTCACAGAGATTGTTCCTCACAAGGCGGAATTCTTCAATATTAGCTACTTCCTCAATTGTATCTTCTTTTCTATATTTGGCGTCTTTTAAGTTGGAAAATGCTCgagtagaagaagaagcaccTCAGCGCCAAGAAGAACGGGCCGTTCAGGTATTCGAAGAGGCTTCTCCTTCGGTGGTTTTTATTAAGGACCTTGAATTAGCTAAGACCTCGTCAGGCAGAAGCACAAATACTGAAGAAGTTCTTacgaaaaaagaagatgaaactgCGAAAGTCGAAGGGACTGGTTCTGGTTTCATATGGGATAAAAGTGGACACATAGTGACCAATTATCATGTCATAGCTAAGTTGGCAACTGATACGACTGGACTTCAGCGTTGCAAGGTATTTCTTGAAGATGCACACGGGGAAAAGTTCTCCAAGGAAGGCAAACTTGTTGGTTTTGATACCACGTATGATTTGGCGGTTTTAAATATCGATGTCGCCGAAGGAAATTTCGATCTCAAACCTGCTCTTCTTGGTACCTCTGGTGATTTATGTCGTATCACCAGAG ATGGAATTCTGGGATTTATCCTTGGGGCAAATACTTTTATGCATACCTCCTCTGGCTGA